The Bacteroidota bacterium genome contains a region encoding:
- a CDS encoding glycosyltransferase, whose translation MNKVLIIAYYFPPMGMGGVQRTLKFAKYLKEFNWQPVVLTDSPKKYFAVDNSLLHEALDSGIIIERTGPKDFDPSKIIIKAPNEKMRKLRSTVSQFFFIPDSKIGWKKKALKKIDEIWSKYGGFDLVFATAPPYTDFLIGQEVKRKYKIPLVIDYRDAWVDSPVLNSYPTPYHKLKNMRLEKGVLHNANKVITTNRRVKEYIISRYGNIEYNDIKIISHGFDPDDFEKASHSELPVTNKFRVSYSGSFYTRNPKFYFEAIKTFVEKYPELKDKVEFCFIGTFSKENLQIAKNLGIEPYLNITGYLEHVDCVKYVMASDVLFLMISRGENEDAAMPGKVGEYIGSKKNIIACIPEGVTKKMLEKYNAIKFINEENPAEIAKAIKEYYDAKQHDNMPRANEDMLTEYDRKNLTYELAKEFNLLKDID comes from the coding sequence TTGAATAAAGTACTTATAATAGCTTATTACTTCCCGCCGATGGGTATGGGAGGAGTTCAGCGAACGTTGAAGTTTGCAAAATATCTGAAGGAGTTTAACTGGCAGCCTGTTGTGCTTACAGATTCCCCTAAAAAATATTTTGCAGTGGATAACTCGCTCCTTCATGAGGCTCTCGATAGCGGAATAATTATAGAGAGAACAGGACCAAAAGATTTTGACCCTTCGAAGATAATTATCAAAGCTCCCAATGAAAAAATGAGAAAATTGAGAAGCACTGTTTCTCAGTTCTTTTTTATTCCCGATTCAAAAATCGGATGGAAGAAAAAAGCTCTCAAAAAAATTGACGAGATATGGTCTAAATACGGAGGTTTCGATTTAGTATTTGCTACTGCTCCGCCTTATACTGATTTTTTAATAGGACAGGAAGTAAAACGTAAGTATAAGATTCCGTTAGTAATAGATTACAGAGATGCGTGGGTTGATAGCCCGGTGCTGAATTCATATCCTACTCCATACCATAAGCTGAAAAATATGCGACTTGAAAAAGGTGTGCTTCATAATGCGAACAAAGTTATCACAACAAACCGCAGAGTGAAGGAATATATTATTTCACGCTACGGTAATATAGAGTATAACGATATAAAAATTATATCGCATGGATTTGATCCCGATGATTTTGAGAAAGCTTCACATTCGGAATTGCCGGTAACAAATAAATTCAGAGTATCTTATTCGGGAAGTTTTTATACAAGAAATCCGAAATTCTATTTCGAGGCAATAAAAACTTTTGTTGAAAAATATCCTGAGCTTAAAGATAAAGTTGAGTTTTGTTTTATAGGTACTTTCTCAAAAGAGAATTTACAGATTGCAAAAAACTTAGGAATAGAACCTTATTTAAATATAACAGGATACCTTGAGCATGTTGACTGTGTAAAGTATGTGATGGCATCGGATGTGTTGTTCCTAATGATTTCCAGAGGAGAAAATGAAGATGCAGCAATGCCCGGAAAAGTCGGTGAATACATCGGCAGCAAAAAGAATATAATTGCATGCATTCCTGAAGGTGTTACCAAGAAAATGCTTGAGAAATATAATGCAATAAAATTTATCAACGAAGAAAATCCCGCTGAAATAGCAAAAGCAATAAAAGAATACTACGATGCAAAACAGCATGATAATATGCCAAGAGCAAACGAAGATATGCTTACCGAATATGACAGAAAGAACCTCACATATGAACTTGCAAAAGAATTTAATCTTTTAAAAGATATTGACTAA
- the purD gene encoding phosphoribosylamine--glycine ligase, which produces MKILLIGNGARENALAWKISTSPSFKSTNSVLYSAPGNPGINKFATAVDIHSTDIKSLKEFAIKVQIDFTVVGPEIPLSLGIVDEFEKEGLTIFGPRKSAAEIETSKVFSKDLMQKHGIPTAQYKVFTTENLNELNPFIEKINFPVVVKADGLAAGKGVIICNNSEEVNACVKDLTENKIFGESGLSFVIEQFLTGNEVSLFVITDGENYTILPSAQDYKRIFEEDKGKNTGGMGAFSPAHKYCDETVLNKVEEKIIQPTLTALKKEGREYKGCLYAGLMISEDKEPYVIEFNCRFGDPETQAVLTLIESDFLQLLIASAEGNLKDYGLVVKNAFAGCVVLASLGYPDEYKTGMLIEGLNEVSDSILVFHAGTVEREGKVYTHGGRVLSVVSSSEKSFNSAFENIYSAIEKIDFENKYFRRDIGNKVL; this is translated from the coding sequence ATGAAAATCTTACTTATTGGTAACGGCGCACGCGAGAATGCCTTAGCTTGGAAGATTTCAACCTCACCTTCATTTAAAAGTACAAATTCCGTTTTATACTCAGCACCCGGAAATCCCGGAATAAATAAATTTGCGACGGCAGTTGATATTCACTCCACTGATATAAAATCATTAAAAGAATTTGCTATAAAAGTGCAAATTGATTTTACTGTAGTAGGACCTGAAATTCCATTATCCCTTGGTATAGTGGATGAATTTGAGAAGGAAGGCTTGACAATTTTCGGACCGAGAAAATCTGCAGCGGAAATAGAAACGAGCAAGGTCTTCTCCAAGGATTTAATGCAGAAGCATGGCATTCCTACCGCTCAATACAAAGTATTCACCACTGAAAATTTAAATGAGTTAAATCCTTTCATTGAGAAAATAAATTTTCCGGTTGTAGTGAAAGCAGACGGCTTAGCTGCCGGTAAAGGCGTTATTATCTGTAATAATTCTGAAGAAGTGAATGCATGTGTGAAGGATCTGACTGAAAATAAAATTTTCGGTGAATCAGGATTAAGTTTTGTTATTGAGCAGTTCCTGACCGGCAATGAAGTTTCCTTATTTGTAATTACTGACGGAGAGAACTATACAATCCTTCCATCTGCGCAGGATTACAAAAGAATATTTGAAGAAGATAAGGGAAAGAACACAGGTGGTATGGGAGCGTTTTCTCCGGCTCATAAGTATTGCGATGAAACAGTTCTGAATAAAGTTGAAGAGAAAATTATTCAGCCTACCCTTACTGCTTTAAAAAAGGAAGGGAGAGAATACAAAGGGTGTTTATATGCAGGATTGATGATAAGTGAGGACAAAGAACCTTATGTAATTGAATTCAACTGCCGCTTCGGCGATCCTGAAACGCAGGCAGTGCTTACTTTAATAGAATCTGATTTTCTGCAATTACTAATAGCATCAGCAGAAGGAAATTTAAAAGATTATGGTCTTGTTGTTAAAAATGCTTTTGCGGGGTGCGTAGTACTTGCTTCACTCGGTTATCCCGATGAATATAAAACAGGAATGCTGATTGAAGGATTGAATGAAGTTTCAGATAGTATATTAGTTTTCCATGCGGGGACAGTTGAAAGAGAAGGTAAAGTTTATACTCACGGAGGCAGAGTGCTTTCTGTAGTTTCTTCCTCTGAAAAATCTTTTAATTCTGCTTTTGAAAATATATATTCAGCAATAGAAAAAATCGATTTTGAAAATAAATATTTCAGAAGAGATATAGGCAATAAAGTTTTATAA
- a CDS encoding aminopeptidase P family protein, whose protein sequence is MDRISAVKGNFKALGIDSLLVKNLSNIRYLSGFSGSAGALLLTKDKDYFISDFRYKTQSKSEVYDNFNIIIYKQNSYGYIADLIKKHQLKKIGFESNFLTVNDAEGLKKEFAPVKFIGVNSLIEKYTSQKNEREIELTKKAVEITDRVFSKILSIIKPGMTENDISAEISYYHKKYGASGDSFDPIVASGVRSAFPHARPTNKKIGNNELVTLDFGCVVEGMKSDMTRTIAFGKIPAECKKIYDIVLEAQKRGVDAVRAGITVKKLDSYSRGYIKSKGYGNNFGHGLGHGLGYDIHEGPSINPRTDYKLLVNNIVTIEPGIYVEGLGGVRIEDDVIVKEGGCEILNISPKELITL, encoded by the coding sequence ATGGATAGAATATCGGCAGTAAAGGGTAATTTCAAAGCGCTGGGAATTGACTCCCTCCTCGTTAAAAATCTCTCAAATATCAGATACTTATCGGGCTTTTCAGGAAGCGCAGGGGCTCTGCTTCTTACTAAAGATAAAGACTATTTTATATCGGATTTCAGATATAAAACTCAGTCCAAATCCGAAGTCTACGATAATTTTAATATTATAATATATAAGCAGAATTCCTACGGATACATTGCAGACCTTATAAAAAAGCATCAATTAAAGAAAATCGGCTTCGAATCTAATTTTTTGACTGTAAATGATGCAGAAGGACTAAAAAAAGAATTCGCTCCCGTAAAATTCATCGGAGTAAATAGTTTAATTGAGAAATACACTTCACAAAAGAACGAAAGAGAAATTGAACTTACTAAAAAAGCAGTTGAGATAACGGACAGAGTGTTTTCAAAAATCCTCTCTATTATAAAGCCGGGAATGACTGAGAACGACATCTCAGCAGAAATTTCTTATTATCATAAAAAATACGGCGCATCGGGAGATTCATTTGACCCGATAGTTGCATCAGGTGTGCGCAGCGCTTTTCCCCATGCAAGACCGACAAACAAAAAAATCGGTAATAACGAATTAGTTACATTAGACTTTGGCTGCGTAGTTGAAGGAATGAAATCGGACATGACAAGAACTATTGCATTCGGAAAAATTCCTGCCGAGTGTAAAAAGATTTATGATATAGTTTTGGAAGCACAGAAAAGAGGAGTTGATGCAGTACGCGCAGGTATAACTGTAAAGAAACTTGATTCATATTCAAGAGGATATATCAAATCAAAAGGATACGGAAATAATTTCGGGCATGGACTTGGACACGGGCTCGGATATGATATTCATGAAGGTCCTTCTATAAATCCAAGAACTGACTACAAACTTTTAGTTAATAATATTGTAACAATTGAGCCGGGAATTTATGTCGAAGGCTTAGGCGGCGTGAGAATAGAAGACGACGTTATTGTTAAAGAGGGCGGCTGCGAAATTTTAAACATCAGCCCTAAAGAATTAATTACTCTATAA